From the genome of Methylocystis bryophila, one region includes:
- a CDS encoding multidrug efflux RND transporter permease subunit, translated as MNVSEPFIMRPVATSLLMVAILLTGLVAYRLLPLATLPEVDYPTIQVQTFYPGASPEVMTSSVTAPLEVQLGQQPGINQMISTSSAGASIITLQFSLDLSLDVAEQEVQAAINAANNLLPADLPTPPVYSKVNPADAPILTLALTSKTLSLIDIEDLAETRLAQKISQQAGVGQVAISGGNRPAVRVQLNPRALAAYGLNIDDVRTTLNNQNVNTPKGFFDGPELAYTINANDQLLDADQYAQVIIAYRNGNPVRLKDVATIIRGPENRLLAAWSNETPAIILNIRRQPGANVIDVADGIKKLLPSLKDSLPGSVNLDIISDRTSTIRASVDDVEFELGLAIVLVVLVIFVFLRTIAATLIPSLSAPLSLIGCLGVMYLWRFSLDNLSLMALTIATGFVVDDAIVMIENIARYVEEGMEPMEAALKGAGQIGFTIISLTISLIAVLIPLLFMREVVGRLFHEFAITLAVTIVISAFVSLTLVPMMCARLIHHRPESERSRFDLAAERGFNWLIDAYDRALLVVLDHQPLTLFVALATLAVTALLYVVIPKGFFPVQDVGLIQAISVGPQSASFAEMARLQGELAKVILRDPDVESLSSFIGVDGANPTLNNGRFIIDLKPFDQRSLSASQIIQRLQTQVASVAGVTLYMQPVQDLTIDATVTRAQFKFILENPRMQEFQEWVPKLVQRLAEQPELADVASDLQQGGLGLDLTIDRATAARFGVTPATIDNALYDSFGQRIVSTVYTQNNQYRVILESDPAVQTHIDNLSAIYLPSSTSTTFGQVPLNAIVHVRQRTSPLLITHFGQFPATTISFNLGPHTRLGAASEALDRVIKDMQLPRSFIVAYQGVLGAFRSSLTNQLLLILASITAMYIVLGVLYESYIHPITILSTLPSASVGALVTLMLFNYQLDIIAIIGIILLIGIVKKNAIMMIDFALDAERNEGKAPREAILQACLLRFRPILMTTMAAILGAVPLMLGSGAGSELRRPLGYAIVGGLIVSQVLTLFTTPVIYLYFDRLAQRFGWRSTLPAPPP; from the coding sequence ATGAACGTCTCCGAGCCCTTCATCATGCGGCCGGTCGCCACCTCCCTGCTCATGGTGGCGATTCTGCTGACGGGCCTCGTGGCGTACCGCCTCTTGCCGCTCGCCACGCTGCCCGAGGTCGATTATCCGACCATTCAGGTGCAGACCTTCTATCCTGGCGCGAGCCCCGAGGTCATGACCTCGTCTGTCACCGCGCCGCTCGAGGTGCAGCTCGGTCAGCAGCCAGGGATCAACCAGATGATCTCGACGAGCTCCGCCGGGGCATCGATCATCACGCTGCAGTTCAGTCTGGATCTCTCGCTCGACGTGGCCGAGCAGGAAGTGCAGGCCGCGATCAATGCGGCCAATAACCTGCTGCCGGCGGATCTGCCTACGCCGCCCGTTTATTCCAAGGTCAATCCCGCCGATGCGCCGATTCTGACCTTGGCGCTGACCTCGAAGACCCTTTCGCTCATCGATATCGAGGACCTCGCCGAGACGCGGCTCGCTCAGAAGATCTCGCAGCAGGCGGGCGTGGGTCAGGTGGCGATCAGCGGCGGCAATCGTCCCGCGGTGCGGGTTCAGCTCAATCCGCGCGCGCTCGCCGCCTATGGGCTCAATATCGACGACGTGCGAACGACGCTCAACAATCAGAACGTCAACACGCCCAAAGGATTTTTTGACGGCCCTGAGCTGGCCTACACGATTAACGCCAACGACCAGCTGCTCGACGCCGACCAATATGCGCAGGTCATCATCGCCTATCGCAACGGCAATCCCGTCAGGCTGAAGGACGTGGCCACGATCATCCGCGGGCCCGAAAATAGGCTGCTGGCCGCCTGGTCCAACGAAACGCCCGCAATCATTCTGAACATTCGCCGTCAGCCCGGCGCCAACGTCATCGATGTCGCCGATGGAATCAAAAAGCTTTTGCCCTCGCTCAAGGACAGCCTGCCGGGCTCCGTAAATCTCGACATCATCAGCGATCGCACCTCTACGATCCGCGCTTCCGTTGACGACGTCGAGTTCGAGCTCGGGCTCGCCATCGTGCTCGTCGTGCTGGTGATCTTCGTCTTTCTGCGCACCATCGCCGCGACGCTGATCCCGAGCCTCTCGGCGCCTCTGTCGCTCATCGGCTGCCTCGGCGTCATGTATCTTTGGCGTTTCAGCCTGGACAATCTTTCGCTGATGGCGCTCACAATCGCCACGGGATTCGTCGTGGACGATGCGATCGTCATGATCGAGAATATCGCGCGCTACGTCGAGGAGGGCATGGAGCCCATGGAGGCCGCTCTCAAAGGGGCAGGGCAGATCGGCTTCACCATCATCTCGCTCACGATCTCGCTCATCGCGGTGCTGATCCCTCTCTTGTTCATGCGCGAGGTCGTTGGCCGCTTGTTTCACGAGTTCGCGATCACGCTGGCCGTGACGATCGTGATCTCCGCCTTCGTGTCGCTCACCCTCGTCCCGATGATGTGCGCCCGGCTTATTCATCATCGTCCCGAATCGGAGCGAAGCCGCTTCGACCTCGCGGCCGAGCGCGGATTCAATTGGCTCATCGACGCCTACGACCGCGCCTTGCTGGTCGTTCTCGATCATCAGCCGCTGACCCTCTTCGTCGCTCTCGCGACCTTGGCTGTGACCGCGCTTCTCTACGTGGTCATCCCCAAAGGCTTTTTCCCCGTCCAGGACGTTGGCTTGATTCAGGCGATCTCGGTCGGGCCGCAAAGCGCTTCATTCGCGGAGATGGCGCGCCTGCAGGGCGAGCTCGCCAAGGTGATCTTGAGGGACCCGGACGTCGAAAGCTTGAGCTCCTTCATCGGGGTCGACGGCGCCAATCCGACGCTCAACAACGGACGCTTCATCATCGACTTGAAGCCCTTTGATCAACGTAGTCTGAGCGCCTCGCAAATTATCCAGCGGCTGCAGACGCAGGTCGCAAGCGTCGCAGGCGTCACGCTTTACATGCAGCCGGTGCAAGATCTGACGATCGACGCGACCGTGACCCGCGCGCAATTCAAGTTCATCCTGGAAAATCCGCGCATGCAGGAGTTTCAGGAGTGGGTGCCGAAGCTCGTGCAGCGACTCGCGGAGCAACCGGAGCTTGCCGACGTCGCGAGCGATCTGCAGCAGGGCGGCCTCGGCCTCGATCTCACGATCGACCGCGCGACCGCTGCGCGGTTCGGGGTCACCCCGGCGACGATCGATAACGCGCTTTATGATTCCTTTGGACAGCGCATCGTCTCGACCGTTTACACGCAGAACAACCAATATCGCGTGATCCTGGAGTCTGATCCCGCGGTTCAGACGCATATCGACAATCTTTCGGCGATCTATCTGCCGTCCTCCACTTCGACGACCTTTGGGCAAGTGCCGCTCAATGCGATCGTCCATGTCCGACAACGGACATCGCCGCTGCTGATCACGCATTTCGGCCAATTCCCCGCGACGACGATCTCCTTCAATCTAGGCCCGCATACGAGGCTCGGCGCCGCTTCCGAGGCGCTCGACCGGGTGATCAAGGACATGCAGCTGCCCAGGAGCTTCATCGTCGCCTATCAGGGCGTGCTGGGAGCGTTCCGCTCGTCGCTCACCAATCAGCTGCTGCTCATTCTCGCGTCAATCACGGCCATGTATATCGTGCTGGGCGTGCTTTACGAAAGCTACATTCACCCGATCACGATTCTCTCGACGCTTCCTTCCGCGAGCGTCGGCGCGCTCGTGACGCTCATGCTCTTCAATTATCAGCTGGACATCATCGCGATCATCGGAATCATCCTGCTCATCGGCATCGTCAAAAAGAACGCGATCATGATGATCGACTTCGCGCTCGACGCCGAGCGCAACGAAGGCAAGGCGCCGCGCGAGGCGATCCTGCAGGCCTGCCTCCTGCGGTTTCGTCCGATCCTCATGACGACGATGGCCGCGATTTTGGGCGCCGTGCCGCTCATGCTGGGTTCGGGCGCGGGATCGGAATTGCGGCGACCCTTGGGCTACGCGATCGTCGGCGGGCTGATTGTCAGCCAGGTGCTGACCCTCTTCACGACGCCCGTGATCTATCTTTATTTCGATCGGCTCGCGCAGCGCTTCGGCTGGCGGTCGACGCTCCCGGCGCCGCCGCCATGA
- a CDS encoding efflux RND transporter periplasmic adaptor subunit: protein MTSENASDVQTEQPAQRRRTYARLALAGAALAILAYLAWSYWGGTKNQSHGAPPQSVGVATIGKGDVRVFAIGLGTVTPLATVSVVTQISGQLTQVAFKEGQIVKKGDFLAQIDPRPYEIALAQYEGQLAHDQGLLEQARVNLGRYQTLLKQNSIARQTEEDQVFLVKQYEGSVKTDQALIDQQKLNLIYAHIVSHIDGRVGLRLVDPGNYVQTTTNSTLAVITQLQPITVIFPLPQDQVPDILPQLNAGSRLSVFAFDRANIHQLGVGELYAIDSQVDTTTGMVKFRASFENKENKLFPSQFVNARLLVRTLRDVVRIPNAAVQRGAPGAYAWVVDAQNKVSVRKLVLGPSEEDITAVTSGLSPGDRVVTEGTDRLREGMSVVAPQ, encoded by the coding sequence ATGACGTCGGAAAATGCGAGCGATGTCCAGACCGAGCAACCCGCTCAGAGGCGACGTACTTACGCTCGCCTCGCGCTCGCGGGAGCGGCGCTCGCGATCCTCGCCTATCTCGCGTGGAGTTACTGGGGCGGGACGAAAAACCAAAGCCATGGCGCTCCGCCGCAATCGGTGGGCGTCGCCACGATCGGCAAGGGCGACGTAAGGGTTTTCGCCATTGGCCTCGGCACAGTGACGCCGCTCGCGACCGTCAGTGTCGTCACCCAGATCAGCGGCCAGCTGACGCAGGTCGCGTTCAAGGAGGGCCAGATCGTCAAGAAGGGCGACTTTCTGGCTCAGATCGACCCACGACCTTATGAGATCGCCTTAGCGCAATATGAGGGGCAACTCGCGCATGACCAGGGCCTGCTCGAACAGGCGAGGGTCAATCTCGGCCGCTATCAGACGCTCCTGAAGCAGAACTCCATCGCCCGCCAGACCGAGGAGGACCAAGTCTTTCTCGTCAAGCAATACGAGGGCTCGGTCAAAACCGACCAGGCGTTGATCGATCAGCAGAAGCTCAATCTGATTTACGCCCATATCGTTTCGCACATTGACGGACGCGTCGGCCTGCGCCTCGTTGATCCAGGCAATTATGTGCAGACGACCACGAACAGCACGCTCGCGGTCATCACCCAGCTGCAGCCCATTACTGTGATCTTCCCGCTTCCCCAAGACCAAGTCCCCGACATTCTGCCGCAATTGAATGCGGGAAGCCGGCTGTCGGTCTTCGCCTTCGATCGCGCCAATATTCATCAACTCGGCGTCGGCGAATTATACGCCATCGACAGCCAAGTCGACACGACGACGGGCATGGTGAAATTTCGCGCGAGCTTTGAGAACAAGGAAAACAAGCTCTTCCCAAGCCAATTCGTCAATGCGCGCTTGCTCGTTCGCACCCTGCGCGACGTGGTCAGAATTCCCAACGCCGCCGTGCAGCGGGGCGCCCCGGGCGCCTACGCCTGGGTGGTCGACGCGCAGAACAAGGTTTCCGTGCGCAAGCTCGTGCTAGGACCTTCGGAAGAAGACATTACCGCGGTGACGTCGGGCCTCTCCCCTGGGGATCGAGTGGTGACCGAAGGCACTGATCGACTCCGCGAAGGCATGAGCGTCGTCGCGCCGCAGTAA
- a CDS encoding efflux transporter outer membrane subunit, producing the protein MKHSGFAPLALAFALSGCMVGPDYVKPPVLTPEKFKELKGNLVKGWKLAAPRESVDAGPWWAVYKDPTLDELEEQVALSNQNVAAAVEAYEQARTLIREAQATLFPTVTAGYGTTRQYTGAALFNSGSSTTTATSGSGSTSSTTTTTPSTTGNRGRVTATYTAQGTLTWTVDIWGQIRRQIESNIAGAQVSAANLANAKLTAQAALATAYFNLRAAYSLRDILERTAAEYQRTLDITRNQYKAGTAAEADVVAAETQLLATQAQAINTGVAIAQMQHAIAILIGKPPADLSLPPMRLTGFVPSFPADVPSALLERRPDIAAAERTMQEENALIGVAVAAYYPNITLSADLGFTGHVPLPFNPAHEFWSLSALAMETVFEGGIRSAQVDSATSTYRESVANYRQTVLTAFQQVEDQLAAIRIQSKQLKVQQEAVTAARKAVTYYLNQYRAGVVAFTSVVVAEASLLATEQSALTTRQDLFLASVALIEALGGGWDKSQLPGEFGVQTGPSLFPQR; encoded by the coding sequence GTGAAACACTCAGGATTCGCGCCCTTAGCGCTCGCTTTCGCGCTTTCAGGCTGCATGGTCGGCCCCGACTACGTCAAGCCTCCCGTTCTGACGCCGGAAAAATTCAAGGAGCTCAAGGGCAATCTGGTCAAGGGCTGGAAGCTCGCGGCGCCGCGCGAGAGCGTTGACGCCGGCCCTTGGTGGGCAGTCTACAAGGACCCGACGCTCGACGAGCTGGAAGAACAGGTCGCTCTCTCCAACCAAAATGTCGCCGCCGCGGTGGAGGCCTATGAGCAGGCGCGCACGCTCATTCGCGAGGCGCAGGCCACCCTCTTTCCGACTGTCACCGCCGGTTATGGCACAACGCGCCAATATACGGGCGCAGCGCTGTTCAACTCGGGATCCTCCACCACGACCGCGACTTCGGGCTCAGGCTCCACGAGCAGCACCACCACGACGACTCCGAGCACCACCGGGAACCGCGGCCGCGTAACCGCCACCTACACGGCGCAAGGCACGCTGACCTGGACCGTCGACATCTGGGGCCAGATCCGGCGGCAGATCGAGAGCAATATCGCGGGGGCGCAGGTGAGCGCGGCGAATCTCGCCAACGCCAAGCTCACTGCTCAAGCCGCCCTGGCCACGGCCTATTTCAATCTGCGGGCCGCTTATTCGCTCAGGGACATCCTTGAGCGGACCGCCGCCGAATACCAGCGGACGCTGGACATCACGCGCAATCAATACAAGGCCGGCACCGCGGCCGAGGCCGACGTGGTGGCCGCCGAGACCCAGCTGCTCGCGACGCAGGCCCAGGCGATCAACACCGGCGTCGCCATCGCACAGATGCAGCACGCCATAGCCATATTGATCGGCAAGCCGCCGGCGGATTTATCCCTGCCGCCGATGCGCCTCACGGGGTTCGTCCCCTCTTTCCCGGCGGACGTTCCCTCCGCGCTCCTGGAGCGGCGCCCAGATATCGCAGCGGCCGAGCGCACGATGCAGGAAGAAAACGCGCTGATCGGCGTGGCTGTGGCGGCCTATTATCCCAACATCACGCTCTCGGCGGATCTCGGCTTCACCGGCCATGTTCCGTTGCCGTTCAATCCCGCGCACGAGTTCTGGTCGCTGAGCGCCCTGGCGATGGAAACGGTGTTCGAAGGCGGCATACGCTCGGCGCAAGTCGATTCCGCCACCTCGACCTATCGGGAGAGCGTCGCGAATTATCGCCAGACCGTGCTGACGGCGTTCCAGCAAGTCGAGGATCAGCTCGCGGCGATTCGCATCCAAAGCAAGCAGCTCAAGGTGCAGCAGGAGGCCGTCACAGCGGCAAGAAAGGCGGTGACCTATTATTTGAACCAGTACCGCGCGGGCGTCGTCGCCTTCACCTCTGTCGTCGTCGCCGAGGCGTCGTTGCTTGCGACGGAGCAATCAGCCTTGACGACCCGGCAGGACCTCTTCCTCGCGAGCGTCGCGCTCATCGAGGCGCTGGGCGGCGGCTGGGACAAGTCGCAGTTGCCGGGAGAGTTTGGAGTGCAAACCGGCCCTTCGCTCTTCCCGCAGCGCTGA
- a CDS encoding phasin family protein, with amino-acid sequence MFDYVDRVQRLSREGFEAATAVPAALTREFEVAAEGQKNYSSKAFQDAQVYARKILGVRSFGEAVEAQTEFLNGARRDYWDRARQLNDFYFNLLEALAKPTEGFVEKISREVTVVSKGSS; translated from the coding sequence ATGTTCGACTATGTTGATAGAGTGCAGAGGCTGAGCAGAGAAGGCTTTGAAGCGGCGACCGCCGTCCCCGCCGCGCTCACCAGAGAGTTCGAGGTCGCGGCCGAGGGCCAAAAGAATTATTCGAGCAAGGCCTTTCAGGATGCGCAGGTCTATGCCCGTAAAATCCTTGGCGTAAGGTCCTTCGGCGAAGCGGTCGAGGCGCAGACCGAGTTCCTGAACGGAGCGCGGCGGGACTATTGGGACCGGGCCCGCCAGCTCAACGATTTTTATTTCAATCTTCTCGAGGCGCTGGCCAAGCCGACCGAGGGCTTCGTGGAGAAGATTTCCCGCGAAGTGACCGTCGTGAGCAAGGGTTCCTCGTAG
- a CDS encoding DUF302 domain-containing protein has product MTVHGLKTSLSEYGPSETITRVLSAIERLGMTVLARIDHAAAAAEVDLPLRSTEVVLFGNPKTGTPLMQDVQTMGIDLPLKILVWQDEQNRTWVAYNDPFWLAKRHTLAEGAAPILEKMALALAKIVDATSPSRCNERKS; this is encoded by the coding sequence ATGACCGTCCACGGCTTGAAGACCTCTCTCAGCGAATACGGGCCCAGCGAAACGATCACGCGGGTTCTGTCCGCCATCGAGAGGCTTGGGATGACAGTGCTCGCGCGGATTGATCACGCAGCGGCCGCGGCCGAGGTCGACTTGCCGCTACGATCGACCGAAGTCGTGCTATTCGGCAATCCAAAGACCGGCACGCCGCTAATGCAAGACGTCCAGACTATGGGCATCGATCTGCCGCTCAAGATTCTCGTCTGGCAGGACGAGCAGAATAGGACCTGGGTCGCCTACAACGATCCGTTCTGGCTGGCCAAACGGCACACGCTCGCAGAAGGGGCGGCGCCGATCCTCGAGAAGATGGCCCTGGCGCTGGCCAAGATCGTCGACGCAACGTCGCCTTCCCGATGCAATGAGCGAAAGAGCTGA
- a CDS encoding NAD(P)H-dependent flavin oxidoreductase, whose translation MAFLPSKLPLIQAPMAGAQGYELTIAVCRAGGLGSLPAAMLSADMLREQISFVRAKTQAPFNVNFFCHLEPAPDPAVEARWRARLAGYYAEAGLDSSRVRAGPARAPFGEEMCAVVEETRPPVVSFHFGLPPPALLARVKASGALVLSTATTVAEGRWLEERGVDGVVVQGREAGGHRGMFLSDDVEAQPALFSLLPQARDALRVPIVAAGGIADGRGVAAAFALGADAVQIGTAFLRAPEASTSSVHRAALASATDSATRLTNVFTGRPARGLVNRLICDLGPMCGDAPPFPLASAALAPLREAAEGQASCDFSPLWAGEATALAREEKAEAITRRIWSEALAVMANLGAAEKVPVNSGLEEASAAGA comes from the coding sequence ATGGCGTTCCTTCCTTCGAAGCTTCCCTTGATTCAAGCGCCGATGGCAGGGGCGCAAGGATATGAGCTGACGATCGCCGTCTGCCGCGCCGGAGGGCTGGGCTCCCTGCCCGCCGCCATGCTTTCGGCGGATATGTTGCGCGAGCAAATCTCCTTCGTCAGAGCAAAGACGCAGGCCCCGTTCAATGTGAACTTTTTCTGCCACCTCGAGCCTGCGCCTGATCCCGCCGTCGAGGCGCGTTGGCGCGCTCGACTCGCCGGCTATTACGCCGAAGCCGGGCTCGATTCCTCCCGCGTTCGAGCGGGGCCGGCGCGCGCGCCTTTCGGCGAAGAGATGTGCGCCGTCGTCGAAGAGACGCGGCCTCCCGTCGTCAGCTTTCATTTTGGCTTGCCGCCTCCGGCGTTGCTCGCACGCGTGAAGGCGAGCGGCGCGCTGGTTCTTTCCACGGCCACGACGGTCGCCGAAGGACGATGGCTAGAGGAGCGCGGGGTCGACGGCGTCGTCGTGCAAGGGCGTGAGGCGGGCGGGCATCGCGGGATGTTTCTTTCCGACGACGTAGAGGCTCAACCCGCTCTCTTCTCACTCTTGCCGCAAGCGCGAGACGCGCTGCGCGTGCCGATCGTGGCGGCGGGAGGGATTGCCGATGGGCGCGGCGTTGCGGCGGCTTTTGCGCTTGGCGCCGATGCGGTCCAGATCGGAACCGCCTTTCTTCGCGCGCCGGAGGCGTCGACTTCGTCGGTTCATCGCGCGGCGCTCGCCTCGGCGACTGACTCTGCGACGCGTTTGACGAATGTCTTCACCGGACGCCCGGCGCGTGGGCTGGTCAATCGACTCATCTGCGATCTCGGGCCCATGTGCGGCGACGCGCCGCCCTTCCCTTTGGCGAGCGCCGCGCTCGCTCCTCTGCGCGAAGCGGCTGAAGGCCAGGCCAGCTGCGATTTTTCGCCGCTCTGGGCAGGCGAGGCCACGGCGCTGGCGAGAGAGGAGAAAGCGGAGGCGATCACGCGTCGAATATGGTCCGAGGCTCTTGCGGTCATGGCCAATCTTGGCGCCGCGGAAAAAGTCCCGGTGAACAGCGGTTTGGAGGAGGCTTCAGCGGCCGGCGCTTGA
- a CDS encoding GCG_CRPN prefix-to-repeats domain-containing protein produces MRLTTRLLAAAAITVAGVTASQAMPLVSSDSAKGAPIEQVGWRCGPGWHLNGWGRCAPNRFWRPYRRYW; encoded by the coding sequence ATGAGACTGACGACCAGACTGCTCGCTGCGGCCGCGATCACCGTCGCCGGCGTTACGGCTTCTCAGGCCATGCCGCTCGTTTCGTCCGACTCTGCCAAGGGCGCGCCAATTGAACAGGTCGGCTGGCGTTGTGGCCCGGGTTGGCACTTGAACGGTTGGGGGCGCTGCGCGCCCAATCGCTTCTGGCGCCCCTACCGCCGCTATTGGTAA
- a CDS encoding penicillin acylase family protein, whose amino-acid sequence MRRLLAARKALIALASISAALICVAALAGTMLLRLSLPRLEGDVKAPGLSAPVSVARDVRGAPTLSGRSRADLAWALGYLHAQERFFQMDLQRRSAAGELAELVGPAALPADRAARLHRFRHRAVARLETIAPEERAILDAYVAGVNRGLGDLAAPPFEYLLLAKGPQPWRTEDSILVAYAMYLTLQEPDGLTERRRGDAIEALGRPMAEFLFPGGTSFDAAMDGSFLPAPAFPSQGVKHARNVAPFGDVDEAPAVPGSNSFAVAGALSGSGAAIVENDMHLRLREPNIWYRARLKAEEPALDITGVTLPGAPTVVVGSNGRVAWGFTNSMVDTSDVVILEAVDGDADRYQTPDGPKPLRRFEETLCATCAATEKLTVEESIWGPVIGLDSKGRKLAYRWVAHDPIAVNLQGSLALERAQSAGEALAVAHELGVPHQNIVVGDVYGAIGWTVTSPIPRRFGHDGRTPASWADGEKGWSGYLSTQDTPTVLNPESGRVWTANARVVGGEALQKLGCGAYAHGARAGQIRDALLAKPRFDEQDLLAIALDDRGGVLERWRDLLLQRLRARTHEPRYADLIPQVENWGGRAAPDSVGYRLVRSFRHQLISSIYARYMAGMPDIATPLARPGAARFATPQADEPAWRLISEKPERLVPPGFKSWDEVMDAALEKLLSEIETEAGGKLDAFTWGSFCRAGIKHALTLALPALGAWLDPPDEPLAGDLYQPRVAGPGFGASERFVVSPGHEEKGVFHMPTGQSGHPLSPYYNAGHGDWAQGRPAPFLPGETKWLLRFSPG is encoded by the coding sequence ATGCGCAGGCTTTTGGCGGCGCGAAAGGCGCTCATCGCGCTAGCCTCGATTTCCGCCGCCCTAATTTGTGTCGCGGCGCTGGCGGGGACCATGCTCTTGCGGCTGAGCCTGCCGCGCTTAGAGGGCGACGTGAAAGCGCCGGGTCTTTCCGCGCCCGTAAGCGTGGCGAGAGACGTCCGCGGCGCGCCGACGTTGAGCGGGCGGTCGCGCGCCGATCTCGCCTGGGCGCTCGGCTATCTGCACGCGCAAGAGCGCTTTTTCCAAATGGACCTGCAGCGCCGTTCCGCCGCCGGGGAACTCGCGGAGCTCGTCGGCCCGGCCGCGCTGCCGGCGGACAGAGCCGCGCGTCTCCACCGCTTCCGCCACCGCGCCGTCGCCAGACTGGAAACAATAGCGCCGGAGGAGCGCGCGATCTTGGACGCCTATGTCGCAGGCGTTAATCGAGGTTTGGGCGATCTCGCGGCGCCGCCCTTCGAATATCTGCTGCTCGCTAAAGGCCCTCAGCCTTGGCGCACGGAGGATTCGATCCTCGTCGCCTACGCCATGTATCTGACGCTGCAGGAGCCGGATGGCTTGACCGAACGCCGACGCGGCGACGCGATCGAAGCGCTCGGGCGGCCGATGGCGGAGTTTCTTTTCCCGGGGGGCACGAGTTTCGACGCTGCGATGGACGGATCTTTTTTGCCGGCGCCGGCCTTTCCCTCGCAAGGAGTGAAGCACGCGAGGAACGTCGCGCCTTTCGGCGATGTCGATGAAGCGCCAGCCGTTCCGGGGAGCAATAGCTTCGCGGTCGCCGGCGCGCTCAGCGGGAGCGGCGCGGCGATCGTCGAAAACGATATGCATCTGCGTCTGCGCGAACCCAATATCTGGTACCGCGCGCGCCTGAAGGCGGAAGAACCGGCGCTCGACATCACCGGCGTGACCTTGCCCGGCGCGCCGACCGTTGTCGTCGGCAGCAACGGCCGCGTGGCGTGGGGTTTCACGAACAGCATGGTGGACACGAGCGATGTGGTGATCCTTGAAGCGGTCGATGGCGACGCCGACCGTTATCAAACGCCGGACGGGCCCAAGCCGCTGCGTCGCTTCGAGGAGACCCTCTGCGCGACGTGCGCCGCGACCGAAAAGCTGACGGTCGAGGAGAGCATCTGGGGGCCCGTGATTGGATTGGACTCCAAAGGCCGCAAGCTCGCCTATCGCTGGGTCGCTCATGATCCGATCGCCGTCAATCTCCAAGGCTCGCTGGCCTTGGAACGCGCGCAAAGCGCGGGTGAAGCGCTCGCCGTCGCGCATGAGCTTGGCGTCCCGCATCAAAATATCGTCGTCGGCGACGTCTATGGCGCGATCGGCTGGACGGTGACGAGCCCCATTCCGCGCCGCTTCGGACATGATGGACGAACGCCCGCATCCTGGGCGGACGGCGAGAAGGGCTGGAGCGGTTATCTTTCGACGCAGGATACGCCGACCGTCCTCAACCCTGAAAGCGGGCGCGTTTGGACCGCGAACGCCCGCGTCGTCGGCGGCGAAGCACTACAAAAGCTTGGCTGCGGCGCATATGCCCACGGCGCTCGAGCCGGGCAGATTCGAGACGCGCTCCTGGCCAAGCCGCGTTTCGACGAGCAGGACCTCCTCGCAATCGCTCTCGACGATCGTGGCGGAGTTCTGGAGCGTTGGCGGGATCTCCTTCTGCAGCGTCTGCGCGCTCGGACACATGAACCCCGTTACGCCGATCTGATCCCGCAAGTGGAAAACTGGGGCGGCCGCGCTGCGCCCGACTCCGTCGGCTATCGCCTCGTTCGCAGCTTTCGGCATCAACTGATCTCGTCGATCTATGCCCGTTACATGGCGGGAATGCCGGACATCGCAACGCCCTTGGCGAGACCCGGCGCTGCCCGCTTCGCGACGCCGCAGGCCGATGAGCCCGCCTGGCGACTGATCAGCGAGAAGCCCGAGCGTCTCGTGCCGCCGGGCTTTAAGAGTTGGGACGAAGTCATGGACGCCGCTCTCGAAAAGCTGCTTTCGGAAATCGAGACCGAGGCCGGCGGCAAGCTCGACGCTTTCACCTGGGGCTCGTTTTGTCGCGCGGGAATCAAGCATGCGCTGACCTTGGCCCTCCCGGCGTTGGGAGCCTGGCTCGATCCGCCCGACGAGCCTCTCGCCGGCGACCTTTACCAGCCGCGCGTCGCGGGTCCGGGCTTTGGCGCTTCGGAGCGCTTCGTCGTTTCGCCAGGGCATGAGGAAAAGGGCGTTTTCCACATGCCGACCGGTCAAAGCGGGCATCCGCTCTCGCCTTACTACAATGCGGGGCATGGCGATTGGGCGCAGGGCCGCCCGGCTCCCTTTCTCCCGGGTGAGACGAAATGGCTGCTTCGATTTAGCCCTGGCTAG